The nucleotide sequence TGCGCGGTGAGGCGCTTTCCTGTGTCATTATCGATAAATTGCCCTTTACGGCACCGGATGATCCGCTGTTAAAAGCCCGTATTGAAGATTGCCAACTTAGAGGTGGTGATGCATTTAATGAAGTTCAGTTACCAGATGCGGTGATTAGCCTGAAACAAGGTGTCGGGCGGCTTATTCGTGATATTGATGATTATGGCGTCGTTGTTATTTGTGATAATCGTTTAGTGATGCGTCCATATGGTGAAGTGTTTTTGAATAGTTTGCCGCCTTCACCACGAACCCGAGATTTAACGAAAGCGGTCGCTTTCCTGCAAGCCCGGCAATCTCCTAACATTAAAGATTAAGTTAAGTGTAGAAAATATTATCTGCTAATTGAGCGAACAATTATGAATCTATATAGCAACAGAAACAAATTAAACTAAAGGAGGAAGAGCTAATAGTGCAGATAAGAGTATCGACATCAGAGGTATAACTGTACGCAATACTATGTAAAGTAAATATTTTTATAGGGTATTATTGATAGTTAGATTAATCCCTGTTGTTGTTTTAATCGCCATTTTGTGTCATGCTTTGTGTTATACTTTAATTGATTTAATAGTGGAACTACTTTTTGAAAGTATTTAAAAATGCATGGTTCGAGCGTTTTGCCAGAAAACAGCGTATTCCAGATGAGGTTTTACTTGATGCTATTGAAAGAGCCAATAGAGGTCAGATTGATGCTGATTTGGGCGGTGGTGTAATTAAGCAGCGGGTGGCACGTAAAGGGCAAGGAAAGTCTGGTGGGTTTCGCACAGTGATTTTGTACCAGACCGCAGAGCATGCTTTTTTTGTTTACGGGTTTGCTAAAAGTGATAGATCTAATATTGAATATGATGAAGAGATGCAGTTTAAGAAGATGGCGTCCCACGTTTTAGGGTTATCAGATGAACAATTAGCTAGACTAATTGAAAAAGGTCATTTTTCGGAGGTGATTAAATATGGTTAAAAAGTATCGTAGTGATGCGTTTGCTGCAATTCACGAAACGATGGAGGCATTAAGCGAAATAGGGGCTGTCAGTAAGCAAACTATGCGTGAGTTTGATGCTGCCTGTTTGACTCCCATAGAATCACTATCTCCAGAGGAAATACGTTCTCTTCGTGAGCGGGAGCATTTGTCACAGCCTGTTTTTGCCCGATATTTGAATGTGAGCAAAAATCTTATATCAGACTGGGAGCGTGGAGCAAAAAAACCCGGAGGCCCAGCCTTGAGGTTGCTTACGATAGTT is from Photorhabdus laumondii subsp. laumondii and encodes:
- a CDS encoding type II toxin-antitoxin system RelE/ParE family toxin; the encoded protein is MKVFKNAWFERFARKQRIPDEVLLDAIERANRGQIDADLGGGVIKQRVARKGQGKSGGFRTVILYQTAEHAFFVYGFAKSDRSNIEYDEEMQFKKMASHVLGLSDEQLARLIEKGHFSEVIKYG
- a CDS encoding helix-turn-helix domain-containing protein — translated: MVKKYRSDAFAAIHETMEALSEIGAVSKQTMREFDAACLTPIESLSPEEIRSLREREHLSQPVFARYLNVSKNLISDWERGAKKPGGPALRLLTIVKKNGIQAIA